The DNA window TTTGAAACGAATTATCCATGTTGCCGTACTTTTTGCGAATGAAATCCGAACTACTAGACATTTTCCTTCCATTACGTTTGACAACCTACAAAGAACATCGAATTCTAATTCTTAGACAGCGTATATTACTTTCGCGATATACGTCCTAGTACAAAGGCAGTGCACCTCCTTCTCCTTATCTAGTTAGGTTTCACGTTCATGACGCGCGTCGACGACAATAAGGTTAGGTCCCCATTGACCTTACGTGTAGTCTAGTGGGGGGGCGTTAACAACCGGCTGCGTTAGGCAGCCTCCGCCACATATTAACAGATGTTCACACGGCATGCAAGTATGCTGAGCGTTCTCATGGTAAAGTCAGCGACAGAAGTCGTCAACACaaacagattttcaaaacaactgtACAATCTAATTGGATGAGTTGCTCTTGGACTATCAGTCAACTTATTATAGGTTTGACACTTAATATAGGTATttcaaacactaaaataattgaaGTGACATTCCTACTTGTCTAAGAAATTTGTGCTTTTAGAATTGTATTAGCGACTTCCGTTGCTAACTGTACGGATAAACACCTTTTTTATTATGCATTGCGGAAAATATGCAAGATTTGAATGTGGTTTGAAGGATACGTATTTAACTGTTCTTAGTTTACCTAATTTTtgatatctttttattttacgttttctACATTAGTTAAACAACAAACAACTGGTGTGATACCTTGTATTTGAAAAAGGAGTGTGTAAACACAGAAGCCAATTTATTAGCTcttacacttatttattttactcaaataGTATATCTccaaaaaacagtattttgtaTGACACTGTTGACTgctgattttattatattacatattaatatgGTATCCTATCCTAGAGAAAAAGAACCTTTACAAGAAAATCTACAAGACAAAACCCCATTCCTTTGAAATCACGAACATTATgccaacgcaatcaaaatactataaaaatatgaacagttacgattttattattatttggtatttattttacgagATAAGGAAACCAGTAAAAGGCACGTCCTTACGCCGCCATAGATAATGCTGATGACGCGATTAGATTGACACAGCTGTAGTCACCGCGAGCGATGCCACAcagcatttatttatacacatttttgATTCAGTGACGGATTATATACATGTTAGGCGATAATAGGGTggatacataaaataacaagatgattTAGACTGTTAGTTCaatgttaataaacaaataaacgaaaCGAGGCTCATGGGAATATGAGGTACTGCTTCATAaaactaatgtttttaattaatttatatggaaTCAAATTTACCCTGTATCATTTGGCATAATGTAAGTTTTCTGTTGTCACCCCTACGTCTAAATTCGatattcaaaagaaaagaaagaaagtaaggagtaataaaacaaattcacatTAGCACTGACCTAAGTAAACGAATTAGAACATCCATAACCGAGTGTGGCCTCGCTAAGTAAAAATCCGATACGTTTCGTATCGACTTATGACGTCATAcgacattaaattatgtaaatgagAATTAACGTGAACATGCATTTACCTAATGGCTTCGACGAGGGTGCACTGTCCTTAGTCAGGAGACATATCCAACCCATGTAGGTAGTCAAAGTTCGTGACttgtaataacaacaaaatgtaACTGTCCAGTAATTTGAAAATGACTTTAAAGGCTATATCGTATCGTAACAATACATTACGTGGCCGCACAGCTCTGGTATCAAAAGACATATATCATCGTCAGCAATGCAACTCGTACGATATTTTCGCATCGTCTAAATTTGCTTTCAGAAAGAAAAGCATCTGTCCCTATTGCCAGTAACTGGAAACGCTTCCGAAAGACGAAGGGAAAGTTTTTAAGAAATAGAAAATGCCTTCTAACGATAAGAGTCCTAAAAACTATGAAGATGAAAgatttaaatcttaatttaaagGCTTGGCTCTTATTCAATGGTTGATTAAGACCGCTTGTGGTTTAGGTGCAGACAAAGTATATTCGACGCCTAGATTTTTTTAGTAGTAGTTAtcgaacaaaacaaatatagcATATTAGATAAGGACGTAGTAATATCAATCTGTTTagaaattttaatgtacttCCTACGCGGAACTTGACAGGCTGTGTTATTTGAGACTATTGTAATAAGTTGATCTTGAAACTAATCACGTTATACTTTCACATTCCAAGAGTCAATTCGAAGGTTTTATATTGCTTTATTGCTCTCAGTAGTTTGTTTATAtggaactagctgttgcccccgacttcgtccgcgtggttagaagatataagttagaatttttgaacggaagctcccgaagatgaatatttttccccgttttttaccacattttccattgtatcttcgctcctattagtcgcagaatttttaaattcgaatcagtagttcctgagattagcacgttcaaacaaacaaaaaaactcttcagctttatatatatagtatagaagtatacatatttaaattattatattagtccGGACTCACAGACTAACGGGtcctttatatgtatattatatcgATGAATTTAACTAGATATAGGATTTTGGTATACTCTAAATACTGGTTGAAGCGCTGTAGGTAACTGTACTGCCGGGATTATCTCCAACCTATACGTAGCAGCCCATTACTAGTACGGAAATTGAAGTGGCGATGGCCAAAGGCTGTTGCAGTTTGACCCAGTTAACTCGAATgtatgaatgatttttttaacaatcaaCGATCTATGTCATTATTGTGTATCTAGTAACCAAACCATATTTATAGGTGagatattgatttttttctattttcaagtGACTGGTGACAAAACAACATGAGAATTAAGCATTTTTGACTGAGTAGTTACAACTTTACATATGGTACATTATAACTTATAAGACTGTTACGAAACTTTCAAGCTTCATCGAAATGATTTCCGCTCAGTTTTTGACACatctataaatcataacattcTACAATACGTAATAATGTATGTCTAAtggacatgtttaaaaaaagatcaccaaaatcaaaacactcgatgtttttcttaaaattaaattgaattaataaaaaaaaaggtattggTTTCAGAAATGGgcgatatttatatttttaattattccacaCAATACTACAGGGTGTTTCGATATCGGTGTCTTTTagtctgttttaaaattacctgTTTATTCGCGTAGACAAGAAGGCAGGCTCGACTTAGCTCCTCGTGTTTCAACATCTGATGCAACTCCTCGCGACTTATGTTCAGCCGCTGACGATCCGTCGAGTCAATAACCATTATCACGAACTGAATGAACAGAAAACTAACAATGGAATAACGCGACGCAATCACTATGttgacaatttaataataataagaatatatttggATAATAATGGAGCAAGAAACATAAAATTCgtcacaatattaaaatagtcgCTATGGTTTGCAATGGCTCTTAAACTATAGAATACTATCAGAACGCCAAGCAATTAGGCTGTTTGTTCAAAATTACGTGAAGACAGCCTTGTTAATCAGCAGACTACTTatcgttttaatttcaaaaacttttatcgGTCAAAAATGACGCAACAGCATAACTATTGTATACCAATTGATAGTTGTATCGTAATAAACGGATGAGGTAAGGGTCGAGCCTTCCTCTGGAGCTAAATTGTTGTCGCGCACATCCATTAGCCGAGTCCGGAGGCAAACAAATTGCTCTCGGCTTAGCTCAGTGCATCGCGTAATACATATTGAATGGGTCAATCTCGAGATATGTACATTGCTATAGCAGTGCGGGATCATGCTGTAACTGGTCTTATAGATTGAATTTTTCTCGCTCTTTCTAGAGTATACACAATACACATACGTTTCTGGTATAACACAATGTAATAACGACTGAACGAAATTGCATGTGATTTCTACGGATGAATTCTGAgagttaatttttaatcataaaaaaatattcatgcgTAATTCGTACGTCTTGATACGCGAGCCGCAAGCGGTGTACAACGATCAAAAAGTCAAAAGCAAGTGACATTTTCAATAGCAACAGCGCTAAAGCATAAAATTTCAGGTGCATGTAAGGCTAAGTAGGTGCAAGGCATCGCAAGGAAAGTTATCGAATGATGGATAAACCGGTCGCGGAAACCtgtacaataattatatttcgcATGAATTATAAAACAGTCGCATAGCGCCACAGGGTACTCAGAACTAAAGTAGGCCATAATGATTCAAGTATTATGAAATAATGCGGATTTCGTTACGTATGTTCCTATTATTCGAGTGACGTCATTTTTGACATCAGAGACTTGAGCATGAATATATCTACAGTGTATTCATATTGTTTACACTATATGAAGATATTTGTGTCTCCAATCATGTCGCAAAGACTGTAAAGGAGTGATGtgtttctgtttctttttcGGGAGTAATCGCATCTACTGAACCCAATTGTGAAAATTCGTTTACCAATAGCTACGTCATTTGTGGCAATTATTGGCCAAAATAAATACCGCCAAATACATTAGGCACGGGTCAGCAACAAAACTCTTTATATTCTCATTAggtaatttttgaaaaagattaATAAGTCGCTTGTATAATACAGAAAACGCTAGATAAGGCGGAGCACTTCCTAATATACTTAATTGGTATTATTGATGCCCGATAACATGGTGTACGGGACAGATTAAGTCGCGGCCACTTTATCGATATAATTAATACGACTTATCCTGTTAATGATATTCGTGACTGGCAACAACAAAGTACTGCGTTTATTGAGTGTTTAACTCAACTTATGAAGTTGTGGAGAGAATTAATGGATCGCGGTTTTAGTACTGTGGTATATTATAAAGTTGTTTCTGATTATTGATAACCATACAATGCAAAcgccaatattttaattttgagcgTAGCTCTGCCTGTATTTTGCACTTTCATAAATGACTGCTGAGTAGTATAGGTTTTGATAAGGCAATAGCTTGAGCTTAATAAGGGCAGATTATGTATAGACGCATGAGCGGAAACTAATTGAttgaatagattaaaaaaataaataaggtatttttttttttcgtctcctaagcaaaaaaaataagatttaagtACAGAGTTGAAacctcgtgtgacgtcacttatcagtctTTACTTTCATCAATCTTAGCATTTGATGTGTTTTATCTTCGCTATTTATGATTGATTTAATCAACTAAAAAGCAATGTTTTTAGAAATCTATCTGATGGACTAATTAGATTTATCAATCCCTATAACTTTGTGTCTTAGTATTAGCGTCGAAACGTACATACATTCTGTGACACTAATTTCTTGATCATAACACATATTTTAGTCGGGTTTAAACCAAAATTATGTGACAAATTTGATTAGCAGAAGACGTATAAGTAAGCTAACTTGTGGACACAAGGTCGAATTCTAGTTACGCATACATCCTTGTGTGAATTAAGGATGTCgactatacaaaaatacattagaTGTTTAAACTGTATAGcttcataatataaatagtaaacaattaattacttggtgtgttttgttttttatcaaagtCAATCGATCTAGTCGTAAATGAGTAAGaccaaaacaaatttcatggtaataatgaaactgttttaacttttgtttttgtcatattttttcttatgtgATCTTAAACGTCACTCGATTTTCAGTCTAGGTTAGTCGTACTATCTGTGTCAGTTAAGTTGAGACAgatagacattttatttatttattttaaggcgTATTTTAGTTGATTTGGACTTTCGGTACTTATCACAAATGGTTGTTTTCAAGGTTAAGTTTAGCGGTGCATgcttaaatgttataaaaatacagcCGTAAGCAAGAAGGACGCTTAGCTGAGTGACCTTTTTTAATAGCTCTACATTCTACTTGACAATGACCGAGACATTTTGCTGTGCTACGTTTTTAATACGAATGCTAATCTCCTTattcttttgtctattatagGCTGACTTTTATACAGTTAGATACACCAAGAAATGAAGCTAAACAATTtgcattgtttattaaaacattagcCATTATTTGTACTAGTCTATTATgacacattaaaaaaactttattgtcTGATTGTTTGTCAATTATGACTACTCTATTTAACGGCGGTTGTCGCCTGGGCATTGCGTAATCACTGCGAAAAGTAGCCTCGACCTTACTTGGGCTATAATTGCTACAAACCAAATATATCAtcaaagtttcatttaaattggttCAGCGGTTTGGCATTAAAGATGTATTGAATTaacttcttaataataatattagtttacaGCATTATTTAAACTGTTCTATTATGACGCATATGTTTACGTAATGTCTGATTGTTTCTTAATTATACACTATTGTATCCTCAACAATTTTCCTCACTGTAAGATTTAAATCCAGAGCCATAAGTAAATTACAATACCATTTAAGTATGAAAATagaatcatcaaaaataaatgtttgacaaGCAGAATTATTTAACTGTTCAGCGAAATACATAATTgattaggttaggttaggacTGTTTTTTGACAGGCAAGTTTTActcatcatttaaaaatagccGACTACAAAATATAGTCTAGTATGTTATGTTACCTCACTATTGGTATAGTAAGTGTTCCAGGCTGATCTCAAGCTCTGTTGGCCTCCGAGGTCCCACATCACGAAGCGCAGGTTCCTCCAGACCACCTCCTCGACATTGGAGCCAATTGTTGGCCGTGTGTGAACCGCTTCTCCCAACAACAGCTGGTACAGTATTGTGGTCTTACCAGCATTGTCTAAGCCCACCAGGACTAGTTTGTGTTCTGTGGAAAACAATGGcataagtattgtttttttgtagagtTGATAGTTTTTAAATCTACAAGTAAAGTAAGTTAAGTATGTCTTTTTTATGGTTGTCTTAAGATTTTCTGTTTGTATTGTAAGCTAGTTGGTAAGAATGATGTTTTGAGACAGAATATTAATAGTTTCTGAAAGTTCATTAAGTTGAAAACTTTTCACACTAGTAgttgtgtaatattttgtaaaacttttaacaataaatacttattaagtCTGACTGAATGATGTACATGTCAAGTAGTAAAAGTACAGATCATTAGTTTATCCACCAAGTTTTTTAGATAATATGAGTTACTACCCACTTAttgaatagtaaataaaatataaattctcaaGGGTTATTTGGTAttgttattaatgaaaataaatgagtacAGTGACAAGTTAACAACAAGTTTATAACTTGTTAGTGTTTGTCTCACTCTATTTAAACTTATATGTAGAGGTTTACACTGACCAAATACTCCTACAGGTGCTATAACGAAATGTCGCATCACAGAAATAGGCCGCACAAAACTTTATCAGtggaaatatttactttaacacTAATTTGGACGGCTCGTAATACATCTTACACTATCTTATCACTGACATTAGCTAAGtaatagtttataattatataaatacttacCCTCATTCCCGAACAAACTCCAGATCTTTGATATAAGTAAACCCATGCTTGGTAAACACTTTGCACTAAAAAGATCAGAGACAAAGACTGGAAGGTAAACTACAGACCTACTTAATTATTCTCATTGTCGAAGAAATTTGTACAAGTATATGCAGTGttatgacttaaaaatacaCTGCATACTACTTTGTGAACGTCTTTCACGCTCTAGTTCACTACGATATTTCACTAAACagcatttttattactaaatgtAGCAAAATATGTTTCGTACGCGTCTCCGTACTTTTCTTTCAGAACGAACGGGTAACCAGTCGACGAACACAGCAAGACAAGACACAGATAATGAGACAGCAACACAAGTCAGAGTCACCAATCTTTGGGGTCTATTACCATGTATAAAATTACTCGAAATGTAGGTCACGCACTCATATTAAATAATAGCAAAtatatttactacaaaaaaactTCATTGAAACATTTGATAGCTTCAAATGTTTCAatgaagttttttaaataattatactaaaagtatataatatgtgCTACGAATGAATTATCATTATTGCTATGTACgactacatataaataaaaagcctGTTTATAAGAATAGACCCCCGATACGTTTCATTGTACGGTGATCACTTAAAGAACTGCACAGATAAAATAGATCTCAAATATGgtaacaaaatttgtttcaCGACAAATTTTACTCATtcaaaaattttgattattaaatacaaatacataaaatgcCGTTACATTGAATTCACAATAGTACCTTTGAGTGATAACCTTTCAGAATTCTTCTGAAAAGTGTCTTGTCAACTAGAACGAAACGTAGCGAGACCGTGTTACGTAGCGTGGTAAGCTAGCGCGAGAATTGAATTTTACCCTGATAAAAGgtgagtttgtttattttatccaCGAGACactttgtcatatttttttactcatgcTACCTTTTGAATGTATTATGAGTCAGCTAATCGCCCTACAGCGGCCAGTACCTACTCGTATAATTAAGATTGCGATGACATCAAATACCATGATCCTAAGACTAATCCAGGCGGGCAGAAAGATATCGATGCTAGATTTATTAGTAGGTACTGCTTTTCTTAGATTGTTTTTTTGCgtgtgaaattttaattatttaaaattatagttgtTTAGTTActccttataatattttagagatTAGCCGGAACAAACGAACAAATAGTCAGGACAGAATAGGAAAACATGTTGTTTTGGGGTTTGTATGAACcgtatatttatatacttatatgCATGTAGTTtagcttatttaaaatattttcccataaaatattaagacaGTAAAACAATTATACAATACTGACTATTGCTCTAGTCGACTTTTATgacacattaattaattttttttacctacttaGGTACTTAACAAAAGGGTGGCATTcgattttcttaatttttcgtttaaaaaatagattgaaaaaatggctttttttagatatatacttttaaataaatttgaaagtaggtatcattaacaaaaaaatgacacAGTTTTGATCAATTATATCAGCCAGAGCCTTTTGAATACGCTTTCATATTGTATAAACTCCcgaaacttttattaaaatatc is part of the Trichoplusia ni isolate ovarian cell line Hi5 chromosome 7, tn1, whole genome shotgun sequence genome and encodes:
- the LOC113496201 gene encoding ADP-ribosylation factor-like protein 5A isoform X1, which encodes MGLLISKIWSLFGNEEHKLVLVGLDNAGKTTILYQLLLGEAVHTRPTIGSNVEEVVWRNLRFVMWDLGGQQSLRSAWNTYYTNSEFVIMVIDSTDRQRLNISREELHQMLKHEELSRACLLVYANKQDVKGSMTAAEISEQLDLTSIKQHPWHIQACCALTGEGLHLGLEWIASRIKKK
- the LOC113496201 gene encoding ADP-ribosylation factor-like protein 5B isoform X2 — encoded protein: MGLLISKIWSLFGNEEHKLVLVGLDNAGKTTILYQLLLGEAVHTRPTIGSNVEEVVWRNLRFVMWDLGGQQSLRSAWNTYYTNSEFVIMVIDSTDRQRLNISREELHQMLKHEELSRACLLVYANKQDVKGSMTAAEISEQLDLTSIKQHPWHIQACCALTGEG